A window from Sphingobacterium hotanense encodes these proteins:
- a CDS encoding XRE family transcriptional regulator codes for MSNIASNLKYLRKKKGVTQQQFADLMEIKRASVGAYEEDRAEPKYELLKKIAEFYELSMDELANDVIDDKWKPTPKSNASNLRVLSVTVDADDRENIELVPVKASAGYLNGYGDPEYVKELPKFSLPMFNQGTYRAFEIKGDSMLPLPSGSLIIAEYVENWHDIKTGQTYVIVSSNDGIVYKRIGQKYKEDKGLKLVSDNKTYEPYWVDAGDIIEVWKAKAFISTELPEPSPEPTLEGLSSMMAQMQKTIKAVVDKN; via the coding sequence ATGTCCAACATCGCATCAAATCTGAAGTATCTAAGAAAGAAAAAGGGGGTTACGCAACAGCAATTTGCTGATTTAATGGAGATTAAACGTGCTTCCGTAGGGGCGTATGAAGAGGATAGGGCGGAGCCTAAATATGAATTGCTAAAAAAAATAGCTGAGTTCTATGAGTTGTCGATGGACGAATTGGCTAATGATGTTATAGATGATAAGTGGAAACCTACTCCGAAAAGTAATGCTTCTAATCTTCGTGTATTGAGTGTGACGGTAGATGCGGACGATCGCGAGAATATTGAATTGGTGCCGGTGAAAGCAAGTGCTGGATATTTAAATGGCTATGGTGATCCGGAGTATGTGAAGGAATTGCCTAAATTTTCCCTACCTATGTTTAATCAGGGGACCTATCGTGCTTTTGAAATCAAAGGTGACTCGATGTTGCCTTTGCCATCAGGCTCGTTGATTATCGCGGAGTATGTTGAAAATTGGCACGACATTAAGACTGGACAGACCTATGTGATTGTGTCTTCTAATGATGGGATTGTTTATAAACGTATTGGACAAAAATATAAAGAGGATAAGGGCCTGAAGTTGGTTTCTGATAATAAAACATACGAACCTTATTGGGTAGATGCAGGAGATATAATTGAAGTGTGGAAGGCGAAAGCTTTTATTAGTACTGAGCTACCAGAGCCGAGTCCGGAGCCTACCTTAGAAGGTCTATCTTCTATGATGGCGCAAATGCAGAAAACAATCAAGGCTGTAGTCGATAAAAATTAA
- the rimP gene encoding ribosome assembly cofactor RimP — MQVEERVKELVLEKIADREDLFIVSIRFLKNGVLEILLDGDNGIAIEDCVQVSRHVGYHLEEENVIDRAYRLEVSSPGIDTPLMLSRQYEKNIGRNVKVQMLDGTKREGKLLAAGESSFNLEEVVKEKGKKSQLVEVEIPYDQIKETKVLISFK, encoded by the coding sequence ATGCAGGTTGAAGAGCGCGTAAAAGAACTAGTTCTAGAGAAAATCGCCGATAGAGAAGATTTGTTTATTGTGAGCATCCGTTTTTTGAAAAATGGTGTGTTGGAGATTCTTCTTGATGGCGATAATGGAATCGCAATTGAAGATTGTGTTCAAGTAAGCAGACATGTTGGATATCATTTGGAAGAAGAGAATGTAATTGATAGAGCTTATCGATTAGAGGTTTCTTCGCCAGGAATTGATACTCCTTTAATGTTGAGTAGACAATACGAGAAAAACATCGGACGCAACGTGAAGGTACAGATGCTTGATGGAACAAAACGTGAGGGGAAATTGCTCGCCGCTGGAGAGTCATCATTCAACCTGGAAGAAGTAGTAAAAGAAAAAGGAAAGAAGTCTCAGTTGGTTGAGGTCGAAATTCCATATGATCAAATAAAAGAAACAAAGGTGTTAATTTCATTTAAATAG
- the nusA gene encoding transcription termination factor NusA: MSSNINLIDSFQEFKDFKNIDRPTVITVLEEVFRSMIRKRFGTDENVDVIVNPDNGDLEIWRTRVVMEDGFSEDDDLEIELAEAHQYDADLEVGDDYIEQITLESFGRRAILAARQTLVSKILELEKDEVFKKYKDREGELVIGEVYQIWKKEILVLDEDNNELILPKTEQIPADYFKKGDSIRAVVHKVDMMNSNPKIIISRTAPEFLQRLFELEVPEIFDGLITIKKIVREPGERAKVAVESYDDRIDPVGACVGMKGSRIHGIVRELRNENIDVINFTTNNSLYITRALSPARITSIKLDDENKTAAVYLKPDQVSLAIGRGGHNIKLAGKLTGYEIDVYRETGEEEEDVDIEEFADEIDNWIIDELKRVGLDTAKSVLSLTEDELIRRTDLEEDTIREIVRILQAEFE; this comes from the coding sequence ATGAGTAGTAATATTAACTTAATAGACTCTTTTCAGGAGTTCAAGGACTTTAAAAACATTGACCGTCCTACAGTAATCACAGTATTAGAGGAGGTATTCCGTAGCATGATTCGTAAGCGTTTTGGGACGGACGAGAATGTGGATGTTATTGTGAACCCTGATAACGGAGACTTAGAGATCTGGCGTACGCGTGTTGTTATGGAGGATGGTTTCTCAGAAGATGACGATTTAGAAATCGAATTGGCTGAGGCGCACCAATATGATGCGGATCTTGAAGTAGGAGATGATTATATCGAACAGATTACTTTAGAAAGTTTCGGTCGCCGTGCGATATTAGCTGCTCGTCAAACCTTAGTTTCGAAAATTTTAGAATTAGAGAAAGACGAAGTATTCAAAAAATATAAAGATCGCGAAGGCGAACTTGTTATTGGTGAAGTTTACCAAATTTGGAAGAAAGAGATTTTGGTGTTAGATGAAGATAACAATGAATTGATTCTTCCGAAAACAGAACAAATCCCTGCGGATTATTTCAAAAAAGGTGATAGCATTCGTGCCGTAGTTCACAAGGTGGATATGATGAATAGTAATCCTAAGATTATCATTTCTCGTACAGCGCCTGAGTTCCTACAACGTTTATTCGAATTGGAAGTTCCGGAAATCTTTGATGGATTGATTACCATTAAGAAGATCGTTCGTGAACCAGGAGAACGCGCGAAAGTAGCAGTTGAATCTTACGATGACCGTATCGATCCAGTTGGTGCTTGTGTGGGTATGAAAGGTTCTCGTATTCATGGTATTGTTCGTGAATTGCGCAATGAGAATATCGACGTAATCAACTTTACAACGAATAACTCACTATACATTACTCGTGCGTTAAGTCCTGCTCGTATCACATCTATTAAATTGGATGATGAGAACAAGACTGCTGCCGTGTATTTGAAACCTGATCAAGTGTCATTAGCAATTGGTCGTGGTGGTCATAATATTAAATTAGCCGGTAAATTGACGGGTTATGAAATCGATGTTTACCGTGAGACGGGAGAAGAAGAGGAGGATGTGGATATCGAAGAATTCGCAGACGAAATCGACAACTGGATCATCGACGAATTGAAACGCGTTGGTCTAGATACTGCAAAATCGGTTCTTTCGCTAACTGAAGACGAATTAATCCGTCGTACAGATTTAGAAGAAGATACGATTCGCGAGATCGTTAGGATCTTGCAGGCTGAATTTGAATAA
- the infB gene encoding translation initiation factor IF-2, with product MSEGKSINLLKAAKELNIGIGTAVDFLVKKGFDVESKPNTKLSADQYGVLLKEFQGDKNVKDEAKQIVIGKIRREEGPAATQGSTPDEPTEQREDSGDVKEILIKNTTAAPAAETAEDKKAEEHHSALKVVGKIDLDSLRRGAKASPKEEPKEEVAETPKPVVEEKKEVVEPVKKVEEPVAKPVVDQPKVEEKKEPVKEAEQPKVEAPVKEVKQQPVVEKKPEPVKQQPAQQPTKEQPQDEVIRARSETLSGPKVVGKIQLPVSKPHKPVASSSASAGNNNDNKRKRKRTNKGTGPVGQHDGGDRNNQNQNTGQGQHPNQNRPDGNRPRPGGDNRPGGRGGNQQNDRHGNRGGNNRHHDRRKPEVAKEEPTEKEIQDQIKATLARLSGAGKSGKFAQRAKLRRQKRDDIALSAEEAALEQEAMSKVLRVTEFVTANELANLMDVPVTQVIATCMSLGMFVSINQRLDAETLAIVADEFGYQIEFIKPEDEEVAELEEPDTEANLVSRAPIVTVMGHVDHGKTSLLDYIRKANVTKGEAGGITQHIGAYAVKLDDGRKITFLDTPGHEAFTAMRARGAKVTDIVIIVIAADDAVMPQTKEAINHAMAAGSPIVFAFTKVDKPGANADRIREQLSAMNILVEDWGGKYQAQEISAKTGENVELLLEKVLLEAEMLELTADPKKRAVGSVIEAALDKGRGIVTTVLVQGGTLRVGDPILAGSYSGKVKALTNERGERVKEAGPSVPVQILGMAGAPTAGDKLYVLESESEARQVANKRLQLQREQGMRATKHITLDEIGRRLAIGNFKELNIIVKGDVDGSIEALSDSLLKLSTDEIQVNIIHKSVGAISESDVLLASASDAIIIGFQVRPTQGARKLAENEQIDIRLYSIIYDAIEEIKSAMEGMLAPKLEEKIVAEVEIREVFKISKVGTIAGCMVLDGKINRNNDIRIIRDGVVIHTGRLASLKRFKDDVKEVSQGYECGLSIERFNDIQEKDIVEAFEQVEIKRKL from the coding sequence ATGTCAGAAGGTAAAAGTATAAACTTGCTTAAAGCGGCAAAAGAGCTCAACATTGGGATTGGTACTGCAGTTGACTTTTTAGTGAAAAAGGGATTTGATGTTGAATCAAAACCTAACACTAAATTAAGTGCGGATCAATACGGGGTTCTTTTGAAGGAATTTCAGGGCGACAAGAATGTCAAAGATGAAGCTAAACAAATTGTTATTGGCAAGATTCGCCGTGAAGAAGGTCCAGCTGCTACTCAAGGCTCGACACCTGATGAGCCTACTGAGCAGCGTGAGGATAGTGGTGATGTAAAAGAGATTTTAATTAAAAATACTACGGCAGCACCTGCCGCTGAGACAGCGGAGGATAAAAAAGCCGAAGAACACCATTCTGCTTTGAAGGTTGTTGGGAAGATTGATTTGGATAGCTTGAGGCGTGGTGCGAAGGCATCTCCGAAAGAGGAGCCTAAGGAAGAAGTGGCAGAGACGCCTAAACCGGTAGTGGAAGAGAAGAAAGAGGTGGTAGAGCCTGTTAAGAAGGTTGAAGAGCCTGTTGCTAAGCCTGTAGTAGATCAGCCAAAAGTAGAAGAAAAGAAGGAGCCTGTGAAAGAGGCAGAACAGCCAAAAGTCGAAGCTCCTGTAAAAGAAGTTAAACAACAACCTGTGGTAGAGAAAAAGCCAGAACCTGTAAAGCAACAACCTGCTCAACAGCCAACAAAAGAACAGCCTCAAGATGAGGTTATTCGTGCTCGTTCGGAAACATTAAGTGGACCGAAGGTAGTAGGTAAAATTCAATTGCCAGTTTCTAAACCGCATAAACCGGTGGCTTCTTCCTCCGCGAGTGCAGGAAACAACAATGATAACAAGCGTAAGCGCAAGCGTACGAATAAAGGAACGGGGCCGGTAGGTCAACATGATGGTGGAGATAGAAATAATCAAAACCAAAACACTGGCCAAGGACAGCATCCGAACCAAAATAGACCGGACGGAAACCGTCCAAGACCAGGAGGCGATAACCGCCCTGGAGGTCGCGGCGGCAATCAACAAAATGATCGTCACGGTAACAGAGGTGGAAATAACCGCCATCATGATCGTAGGAAACCTGAGGTAGCGAAAGAAGAGCCTACAGAAAAGGAAATCCAAGATCAAATCAAAGCAACCTTAGCAAGATTGAGTGGTGCTGGTAAATCCGGCAAATTTGCTCAACGTGCTAAACTACGTCGTCAAAAACGTGATGATATAGCATTATCTGCGGAAGAAGCTGCATTAGAACAAGAGGCAATGTCTAAGGTGTTGCGCGTTACGGAGTTCGTAACTGCAAACGAGTTGGCTAACCTGATGGATGTTCCGGTAACTCAAGTTATTGCAACTTGTATGAGCTTAGGAATGTTTGTGTCAATCAACCAACGTTTAGATGCTGAGACATTAGCGATTGTAGCTGATGAGTTCGGATATCAGATTGAGTTTATCAAACCTGAGGACGAAGAGGTCGCAGAATTAGAGGAACCAGATACTGAGGCTAACTTAGTGTCACGTGCGCCAATCGTTACGGTGATGGGACACGTTGACCACGGTAAAACTTCCTTATTAGATTATATCCGTAAGGCAAATGTAACTAAAGGTGAAGCAGGGGGTATTACCCAGCACATCGGTGCGTATGCCGTTAAATTAGACGACGGACGTAAGATTACTTTCTTAGATACACCTGGTCACGAAGCGTTTACAGCGATGCGTGCTCGTGGTGCGAAAGTAACGGATATTGTAATTATCGTAATTGCGGCGGACGATGCTGTGATGCCTCAAACGAAAGAGGCTATCAACCATGCTATGGCGGCAGGATCTCCGATAGTATTTGCTTTCACAAAGGTTGATAAACCAGGAGCAAACGCTGACCGTATTCGTGAACAATTATCGGCGATGAACATCTTGGTAGAAGATTGGGGTGGTAAATACCAGGCTCAAGAGATTTCTGCAAAAACAGGTGAGAATGTCGAGCTATTGTTAGAGAAGGTATTGCTAGAGGCAGAAATGTTAGAATTAACTGCAGATCCGAAGAAACGTGCCGTTGGTTCTGTTATTGAGGCTGCATTAGATAAAGGACGTGGTATTGTAACAACAGTACTTGTTCAAGGAGGTACTCTTCGTGTTGGAGATCCGATTCTTGCTGGTTCTTATTCCGGTAAGGTGAAGGCATTAACCAATGAGCGTGGAGAGCGCGTTAAAGAGGCGGGACCTTCTGTTCCAGTTCAGATTTTAGGTATGGCGGGTGCTCCTACAGCAGGGGATAAGCTATACGTATTAGAGAGCGAGTCGGAGGCACGTCAGGTAGCGAATAAGCGTCTTCAATTGCAACGTGAGCAAGGAATGCGCGCTACTAAGCACATCACATTGGATGAAATTGGTCGTCGTTTGGCTATCGGAAACTTTAAAGAGCTTAACATTATCGTTAAAGGTGACGTGGATGGTTCTATCGAGGCATTGTCTGACTCATTATTGAAATTATCTACAGATGAGATTCAAGTTAATATTATCCATAAATCAGTGGGTGCTATTTCTGAGTCCGATGTATTATTAGCTTCTGCATCTGATGCGATTATTATTGGTTTCCAAGTAAGACCTACGCAAGGTGCTCGTAAGCTTGCTGAGAATGAGCAAATTGATATCCGCCTTTACTCTATTATCTATGATGCGATTGAAGAGATCAAGTCTGCGATGGAGGGTATGTTGGCTCCGAAATTGGAAGAGAAGATTGTTGCGGAAGTTGAAATTCGTGAGGTATTCAAGATTTCGAAAGTTGGTACAATTGCGGGATGTATGGTTCTTGATGGTAAGATCAACAGAAACAACGATATCCGTATTATTCGTGATGGTGTTGTTATCCATACAGGTCGCTTAGCATCCTTAAAACGCTTTAAAGATGACGTTAAAGAGGTTTCACAAGGCTACGAATGTGGTCTTAGCATTGAAAGATTCAACGATATACAAGAGAAAGATATCGTTGAGGCATTCGAGCAAGTTGAAATCAAGCGTAAGTTGTAA
- a CDS encoding ferredoxin--NADP reductase, which produces MYNFKISEIVQHPNHNISIRFQDLSNSFPAYKAGQFLTLSFTFGEREVRRSYSFSSSPDVDEPYEITVKRVDNGEISRLLHHQTRVGDVIQVMDPQGLFVYEPDVDHKQTIFLFGAGVGITPLFSILKTALVREEHSKIVLVYSNSSKEQTVFYDELLKWQEAYPDRLHIEWIWSNTKNLLKARLNRDYILELVAKYKSDGEEDVFYTCGPLFYMDLCRFTLLGMGIPDDHIKRETFHFPEEEEDEDEKEEEPVDMTSYDVIIRFQGIDHPLTIPYNKSILDVGLENKLKLPYSCKSGMCSTCISQVTKGSVRMDYNEVLTDREVDNGRCLICTSHPMEDGTTIEVL; this is translated from the coding sequence ATGTATAATTTTAAGATTTCTGAGATCGTTCAGCATCCAAATCATAATATTTCTATTCGTTTTCAAGATTTATCCAATAGCTTTCCGGCGTACAAAGCCGGGCAGTTTTTGACCTTATCATTTACTTTTGGTGAGCGTGAAGTTCGTCGCTCTTATTCTTTCAGCAGTTCACCTGATGTTGATGAACCCTATGAGATTACGGTAAAGCGTGTCGATAATGGAGAAATCTCACGACTATTACATCATCAGACTCGTGTAGGGGATGTTATACAGGTTATGGATCCTCAGGGTCTATTTGTCTATGAGCCGGATGTCGATCATAAGCAAACTATCTTCCTTTTTGGCGCAGGCGTCGGCATTACGCCATTGTTTTCCATTTTGAAAACTGCTTTAGTTCGTGAGGAACACAGTAAGATTGTCTTAGTTTATAGTAATAGCTCGAAAGAGCAAACCGTATTCTATGATGAGCTTTTGAAATGGCAGGAAGCGTATCCCGATCGTTTGCATATTGAATGGATATGGTCTAATACGAAGAACCTTTTAAAAGCTAGATTAAACCGTGATTATATCTTAGAGCTGGTTGCGAAGTATAAGAGTGATGGGGAAGAGGATGTTTTCTATACCTGTGGTCCGTTATTTTACATGGATTTATGTCGTTTTACTCTTTTAGGAATGGGAATTCCGGACGATCATATCAAACGAGAGACTTTCCATTTCCCGGAAGAAGAGGAAGATGAGGATGAGAAAGAAGAAGAACCGGTGGATATGACAAGCTATGATGTTATTATCCGCTTTCAGGGGATAGACCACCCACTGACAATACCTTACAATAAAAGCATTTTGGACGTCGGCTTAGAGAATAAACTTAAGCTACCTTATTCATGCAAATCAGGAATGTGTAGTACCTGTATTTCCCAAGTAACCAAGGGATCTGTTCGCATGGATTACAACGAAGTGTTGACAGATCGAGAAGTTGATAACGGACGTTGTTTGATATGCACCTCGCATCCTATGGAGGATGGAACCACTATTGAGGTTTTATAA
- a CDS encoding PNGase F N-terminal domain-containing protein — protein sequence MLNRIVLLFLLSCFIGNVKGQETYKITYHAFRDGAMIKQDPIVLFVSKDKYVITKESIISGQVRYPAEQIFADIKNRKGYRTSLLSEKRSISSYDPGIYNKLEFIQQDTGAKKILRYNTKLAKTSINSNAIEVWYSNALGLNAAPNLIGQDLGLVLEYRRNGNTGIRVAAIEKLKSWPKEFVQPLESTLLGDLSYKDQLWKSRFIQIPIFQDEQICFQPGIQSDSVLRFAEGTVILKKVKIPEITSDSQAFIEVIQKSNGDAYDRTGSVFLIADDQKQTFFDGMQNGMNSLPMYTDEKGAAYPGMVRTEGYSPVLELMRFFTPFGISHFNDRVKLKGKTWQDSVSYRQDISEFTSSLSGKEVYIGTYIGNYDKGGHQVSLELTIHPGGSNYASGVQVMPLFNTTNVMEMGGQGYPTMFAYEKGLEVKFTLDKDLKNVRLRYITTGHGGWGNGDEFVPKANSIYLDGQLKMKFTPWRLDCGSYRLYNPVSGNFENGLSSSDLSRSNWCPGTITSPVFIDLGDLSAGEHTIRVQIPQGPKEGDSQSFWNTSGCLIYE from the coding sequence ATGTTAAATAGAATCGTTCTTTTATTCCTTCTAAGCTGCTTTATCGGAAACGTGAAAGGGCAGGAGACCTACAAGATAACCTACCATGCCTTTCGCGACGGTGCGATGATCAAGCAAGATCCAATCGTTTTATTTGTTAGCAAGGATAAGTATGTGATCACCAAAGAAAGCATTATCTCCGGGCAGGTTCGATATCCCGCTGAGCAGATTTTCGCAGATATAAAAAACAGGAAAGGTTATAGAACCTCTCTATTGTCTGAAAAGCGTTCCATATCGAGTTATGATCCGGGAATTTATAATAAGCTAGAATTTATTCAACAGGATACCGGAGCAAAGAAAATACTCCGTTATAATACTAAGCTAGCAAAGACCTCCATCAATTCCAATGCGATTGAAGTATGGTATTCGAATGCACTTGGCTTAAACGCTGCTCCGAATTTAATAGGGCAGGATTTAGGGCTGGTTCTGGAATACCGTCGCAATGGCAATACCGGGATTCGGGTCGCGGCGATTGAGAAGCTGAAAAGCTGGCCAAAGGAGTTCGTACAGCCCCTTGAATCAACGTTGTTGGGTGACTTAAGCTATAAAGATCAACTCTGGAAGAGTCGTTTTATCCAAATACCAATCTTCCAAGATGAACAAATCTGTTTTCAGCCAGGAATCCAATCAGATTCCGTTCTTCGATTTGCTGAAGGAACGGTCATCCTGAAAAAGGTGAAGATACCTGAAATTACATCCGATAGCCAAGCATTTATTGAGGTTATTCAGAAATCGAATGGTGATGCATATGATCGAACAGGCTCTGTGTTTTTGATAGCGGATGATCAGAAGCAGACCTTTTTTGATGGCATGCAAAATGGAATGAACAGTTTGCCGATGTATACCGATGAGAAGGGGGCGGCGTATCCCGGTATGGTGCGTACGGAAGGTTATTCTCCAGTACTTGAACTCATGCGATTCTTTACACCTTTCGGTATATCCCATTTTAATGATCGCGTGAAGTTAAAAGGCAAGACATGGCAAGATAGTGTAAGTTATCGTCAAGACATTTCAGAATTCACCAGCAGTCTATCAGGAAAAGAAGTTTATATCGGCACTTATATTGGCAATTATGACAAAGGCGGCCATCAGGTTAGTTTAGAACTAACAATTCACCCTGGAGGCTCAAATTATGCTTCTGGCGTTCAGGTTATGCCGTTGTTCAATACCACCAACGTGATGGAGATGGGAGGTCAAGGCTATCCGACGATGTTTGCTTATGAAAAAGGGCTGGAAGTAAAATTTACGCTCGACAAAGACCTTAAAAATGTTCGATTGCGTTACATCACTACCGGCCATGGAGGTTGGGGAAATGGTGATGAGTTTGTCCCTAAAGCCAACAGCATCTACTTAGACGGCCAACTAAAGATGAAATTTACACCATGGCGATTAGACTGTGGTAGTTATAGACTATACAATCCGGTCAGCGGCAATTTTGAGAACGGACTGTCGTCTTCAGATTTAAGCCGTTCGAATTGGTGCCCCGGCACGATTACCAGCCCGGTTTTCATAGATCTTGGCGATTTATCGGCAGGCGAGCATACGATTCGTGTGCAAATTCCCCAAGGACCGAAAGAAGGCGATAGCCAAAGCTTTTGGAATACCAGCGGATGTTTAATTTATGAATAA
- a CDS encoding nuclear transport factor 2 family protein — MKTLITLIASAVFTLVSYTLSAANLPDPLKFAKVETIVDHYIDATINGETELLDYLFTDDFSQSTPNNKNKELLSKNQVMKHLKSLKNVRHACDTNVEFVEKNEDCSIVKVTKYFSNFKRVDYVTMCNTEDGWKINKVLVAYPEN; from the coding sequence ATGAAAACTTTAATCACTTTAATCGCCTCAGCAGTATTCACTTTAGTAAGCTACACTTTGTCTGCTGCTAACCTTCCTGATCCATTGAAATTTGCAAAAGTAGAGACTATCGTTGACCACTACATCGACGCAACCATTAATGGCGAAACAGAATTATTAGATTACCTATTTACAGACGATTTCAGCCAAAGCACACCTAACAACAAGAACAAAGAATTGCTTTCGAAAAATCAGGTAATGAAACATCTAAAGTCCTTGAAAAACGTGAGACATGCTTGTGATACCAACGTTGAATTCGTAGAGAAAAACGAAGATTGCAGCATCGTGAAGGTAACGAAGTACTTCTCAAACTTTAAAAGAGTAGACTACGTGACGATGTGCAACACCGAAGATGGTTGGAAAATTAACAAAGTGTTGGTGGCTTACCCTGAGAACTAG
- the ygiD gene encoding 4,5-DOPA-extradiol-dioxygenase produces the protein MNRKQFLAAATTLPLAGAAMKLKSLNKFIDGLDASSTMPVLFLGHGSPMNAIEENEFVQGFRNIGSEIEKPKAILVISAHWETRGTFVTAMENPATIHDFGGFPQALFDVQYPAPGSPDLAEAVKETIKSKEVHLDDKWGLDHGSWSVVKHLYPNADVPIIQMSIDYSMSPAQHYALAKELAGLRKKGVLIIGSGNNVHNLRMVSWQHLNTVGYAFDWAKEANEKMKGYILDRNHQPLIDFHKQGRAFELAIPTPEHYLPMIYALALQDKNEDLVIFNDEAVAGALTMTSLKIG, from the coding sequence ATGAATAGAAAACAATTTTTAGCTGCTGCCACAACCCTACCTTTAGCAGGCGCAGCAATGAAGCTAAAATCATTAAATAAATTTATTGACGGGTTGGACGCAAGTTCGACGATGCCGGTCTTATTCTTAGGACATGGAAGCCCTATGAACGCTATTGAGGAAAATGAGTTTGTGCAGGGGTTCAGAAATATTGGCTCTGAAATCGAAAAACCAAAAGCAATTCTAGTGATTTCTGCGCATTGGGAGACACGTGGTACCTTCGTAACAGCGATGGAAAACCCAGCAACGATTCATGACTTTGGGGGCTTCCCGCAAGCGCTATTTGATGTGCAATATCCAGCTCCAGGATCTCCGGATCTTGCAGAAGCCGTAAAGGAAACCATCAAAAGCAAGGAGGTTCATTTAGATGACAAATGGGGATTGGATCATGGTAGCTGGTCTGTCGTCAAACATCTGTATCCTAATGCGGATGTGCCGATTATCCAGATGAGTATCGATTATAGCATGTCTCCTGCCCAGCACTATGCTTTAGCAAAGGAATTGGCTGGTCTCAGAAAGAAAGGCGTTTTGATTATAGGTAGCGGAAATAACGTGCATAATTTGCGTATGGTTTCTTGGCAGCATCTAAATACGGTCGGATATGCCTTTGATTGGGCGAAGGAAGCGAATGAGAAAATGAAAGGATACATCTTGGATCGCAATCATCAGCCGCTAATCGACTTCCACAAACAAGGAAGAGCATTTGAATTGGCAATCCCTACCCCAGAGCATTATCTACCAATGATCTACGCATTGGCATTACAAGATAAGAACGAAGATTTGGTCATATTTAATGACGAAGCGGTCGCCGGAGCATTGACCATGACCTCATTGAAAATCGGATAA
- a CDS encoding response regulator transcription factor, with amino-acid sequence MEELFKIYKVDSQEALRIQTQKNEPHNHNFEELVIGISGQIEHFIDFDSEIYEAPFVSFVSKGKIHRVVPLLKDGICDFWVLRFKSEFIPETTFNLYAYYHKSATLQFAENRCFKRLDQLCTMIYEEMQQENPELSVVRELLNSLFTMIEVERKKQQLDSNLVYKNQDTTFKNFLSILEENFRRPEGVNYYAEKLFMSARNLNAITQSILQQSVSEIIETRKLIEAKNLLISTDKTVSEIGYEIGYTDKAYFASVFKKKSGQTATEFREEMRKLIS; translated from the coding sequence ATGGAAGAGCTATTTAAAATCTATAAAGTCGACAGTCAAGAAGCTTTACGCATCCAAACTCAGAAGAATGAACCACACAATCATAATTTTGAAGAGCTTGTTATCGGTATCAGCGGGCAGATTGAACATTTTATTGATTTTGACTCTGAAATATATGAAGCTCCTTTTGTAAGCTTCGTAAGCAAGGGTAAAATTCATCGCGTTGTGCCTTTGTTGAAGGATGGTATTTGCGATTTCTGGGTTTTAAGGTTCAAAAGCGAATTCATTCCCGAAACCACTTTTAACCTGTATGCCTATTACCACAAGAGTGCGACTTTACAATTTGCAGAGAATAGATGTTTCAAACGTCTTGATCAACTTTGCACGATGATTTATGAGGAAATGCAGCAGGAAAATCCTGAATTGTCTGTCGTTCGGGAATTGCTCAATAGCCTCTTCACCATGATCGAAGTGGAACGCAAGAAACAGCAACTAGACAGCAATTTGGTGTACAAAAACCAAGATACCACCTTTAAAAATTTCCTATCCATACTCGAAGAGAACTTTCGTAGACCCGAAGGCGTAAATTATTATGCTGAAAAACTCTTTATGAGCGCCAGGAATCTCAATGCCATCACCCAAAGCATTCTTCAGCAGTCTGTTTCCGAGATTATAGAAACAAGAAAACTGATCGAAGCAAAAAACTTGCTCATTAGCACCGATAAGACCGTTTCTGAAATAGGATATGAAATTGGATATACGGATAAGGCATATTTCGCGAGCGTCTTTAAGAAGAAATCGGGGCAAACGGCGACAGAGTTCAGAGAGGAAATGCGGAAACTTATTTCCTAA